GGCGCAACCCGAAGGGCGGCAGTTCTTTTTCGCCAGACTTCGTTGCTTGCTCCTTACAGATCCACTTCGGGATATGCTCGTCGCTCGCGCCTCGTCTGGCCGAAAAATCCCTTGCCGCGAACGTGAGCGTATTTATGAAATGGACCACTAAGCGGCCAAGCCATGCCTCTTCCGCGCTATTCCCCGCGTTCCCTTCAGGAACTGTGCGGAACGTCGAACCCACGACGTCGGCCCATGGGCCGTGGGCATGGTTCTGAGACCGCTGAAAGTTGCAGGGAACCGCTATGCCGTTAATCATCACGCGACATCGGCTCGTCTTTTTTCTAGCCTTTGCACTCCAGGGTCCGTCCCTTGTCCACGCGGCCTCGTTCCGGGCCGGGACCGCCCAACGCGAAATCACACCCAAAGAACCCGTCCCGATGTGGGGTTACGGCGCGCGGCATGACGCGCTCTCCGCCGGTGTCCTCGATCCGCTCTACGCCACCGCACTGGTCCTCGAAGCCGGCACGAACAAGTTGGCGATCGTGGGGCTAGACCTGGGCCGCTCGCCCACCGAGAAATCGCTGCAGAGCATTCGCGAACGCATTCGCCCTGGGGCCGGAATTCAGTATTCGTTCATCGCCGGCTCCCACACGCATCACGGCCCGGTGCTTGAACTGACCAATGAAGAAGGCAAGGGCAAAGGCAAATTCGACTCCGCGCTCCGCTACTATCGGGAACTCGAAGACGCGATTGTCGCGGCGATCCAGGCCGCCAATGAAAAACTCGCTCCCGCCAAAATGGCCGCCGGTTCGGTTCAACTCGACGGCTTCAATCGGAACCGCCACACGAAGATCGAGCCCAAGCCCGTGGACCGCGAACTTGCCGTGCTCCGCTTCGATGATTTTTCCGGCAAACCTATCGCGCTCCTGGTGAACTTCGCCGCGCATCCCACGATGCTCCCGGCGAGCACGCTTAAGTTTTCTCCCGATTATGTCGGACCGATGCGCTCGGCCATCGAGAAAGAATTGGGCGCGGCCACGATTTTCATGCAAGGAGCCGCTGGAGATCTCTCCGTGAATCCCGGCGAGAGGAAGGGGCCGGAAGCATTCGGCCAAACCCTGGCGCGCGAAGTGATCCAATTGGCGTCCGGGCTGTCCTCCAAGGAAGTGTTCGAGCCGCGCCTGGAGGTGCGGGAGAAGCGGTTCCAGTTTGCCGCGCGCACGGACTTGAGCAATCCCTTGATCCGAGTTTTCTACGCCAACGCCTTCTTCCCGGAACTGGTTCCGAACTACGCTGACGAATACGCGCAGGGCGTGCGTCCAAGGTTGACGGTTGGGTTATTGAACGGCGAGATCGCGCTGGTGGGTGTTTCCGGAGAATTCTTTTGCCAGCACTCCATCCGCCTCAAGGAACGTGCCCGGCTGAAGCCCCTTTTCTTTTTCGGCTACTGCAACGGATACCATCAGTATTTCCCAACGATCGAAGCTGCGGCGGAGGGCGGTTACGGCGCGGATAACGCGGTCGCGCCGGCTGCGGTGGGCGCAGGCGAGGAGATCATGAACACGGCGTTGCTTTGGCTTTACGAGATGCGCGGCAAGCTGAGCGCCCCGGCGAAGTAACCCGTGACGTGGGAGTCTGAGACTCCCGATCAGCCGATCCTTTGCGCCAGTGCTCGTCGGGCAATCCGTGTAACCAGCAGAGTCACGCCAATCGTCGCCACGAGGCCAACGCCGTAGAGCGCCCACTCGGCCGCGGTCCGCGATGACGCGCTCGTCGTTCCCGTGCGGGCCAGCGAGCCGAGATACACATACATGACCGTGCCCGGCATCATTCCGACCCAGGAGGCGAGCACGTAATCCCGCAGAGAAACGCTCGTCAGGCCGTACGCGTAGTTCAGCAGGGTGAATGGAAACACGGGAGAGAGACGCGTCAAAACCACGATCTTCCATCCTTCCTCTGCCACGGCGTTGTCCATCGTCGCGAATCGGGCGTGCATCGAAATCTTCCGCGCGACTCAGTCGCGCGCAAAATGGCGGCCGATCAGAAAGGCCGCGGTTGCGCCGAGGGTGGAAGCGATAGAAACGCAGAGCGAGCCTTGGACGACGCCAAACAAAGCGCCTATCGCTTAACATCTTCCGGCCTGGGCAGGAACCGCGCGAAATCGCGGTCGTAAGCGAAGTGCAGGAAAAAGGAATTGCTCCATTCCACAAAGACCGCGATGCGCGCCATCGGGGCGAAATTGGGAAGCTGCTTGTTCAGGAGATACGGATAATGCACGGCCAGCCGCTCGTAAAAGACGGTGTTGAAACGCGAGTTGAGCCGGCAGAGCAAATCCCGCCTCAGGATTTCGTGCGAAAGCGGCACTTGCTCGTAGTCGCGCTCGCTGGCGGCATAGTCGCGGGCATAGACGCCCTCGAATATTTCCCGGTGGCGCGCCGGGCTCGCGACGAGAACACCGGTTTGAATGATTTCAGAAAACATAGGACTCAGCCCATACGCTTCGTAGAAGCGCCGCTGCTCCGCATTCCAATCGGACCGATCGGAGCAAAACGCGAAAGTCTTCGTGCGCAGCCGCTCCAAACAGAGCATCTTCAAATCGTCGTGGATGTAGGCGCCTGAGATCACTCCGCCCACTTTGTCTTCAGGAACGTAATCCGTGATCGCGGGAGTTCGCTGGGGATTGATCGCGACGTCCGCGTCGAGGAGCACTACCTGGCGGTAACCCTGCAATTCCGGATGACCGAGCAACAGACATTTCTGCCAGGCCGGAGAGCGCCGCGCTGAGCGGTCAGAGCGGTCCAGCGGCTCGGTAATCACGTGCAGGCCGTAGCCGTGCAATCGGGCGTATTCGGCCCAATTCCATTGGCAGTGCGCCTTCCAGTAGGACTGGGTGGCTTCCCCGAGGGCCAGAGTTGTCAGGGCGACGTTCGCGCTCATGCTTGGAAGGGCAACGTTGTCGTCGCGCATTTCGCGCTTGTCAAGCGGCGACCGATTGTTAGGCTCTGCGCCCTTTGTTATGAAAGCTGACATTCATCCGAAGTACCAGGCCGCGGAAGTCCGGTGCGCGTGCGGCAACACGTTCAAAACGCGCTCGACCCGGCCCGTGATCCTGCTCGGCATTTGCAACGCGTGCCATCCGTTCTATACCGGCACGCAGAAGT
The sequence above is drawn from the Verrucomicrobiota bacterium genome and encodes:
- the rpmE gene encoding 50S ribosomal protein L31, which gives rise to MKADIHPKYQAAEVRCACGNTFKTRSTRPVILLGICNACHPFYTGTQKFVDTAGRVDKFQQRMAKTQAAQAAAAATSKKKK